Below is a window of Cupriavidus sp. MP-37 DNA.
CCAAGATCCACAGCGCGACGGCGGGCATGCTGCCGTAGACCCCCGGCTGCCACCATTGGCCGGGAATGCGGTTGTGCCGTCCGGCGCGGCGCGGATTGCGCGATGCCACCTGAGTCTCCTGCCCTGCGCACGGACAAAAAGGCCGTGGCGGTCTGCGTTGCGGAAGTTCCTGCGGAGCGCCTGTAACGGGCTTCCGGCTGCAGCATAAGCCTCTCGCATCGGCCAGGGTGCCGGTGCGGCGCGGGTTGTGTGGGCCGGGCCACGGAGCGTCCCGCGGGTTCAATTTTTTTGCATGAGGTGTCCGCAAACGGCGTCCGCGAGCGCCGCCCTTCTTTGCCAAACTGGAAGCCAGTACACAAACCGTTTGAAGGCGGTATTGCCATGCTTCCCTCGCTCTATATCTCCCACGGCTCGCCGATGCTGGCCATCGATCCCGGCCCCACCGGCGCCGCGTTCGAGGCGCTGGGCGCCCGGCTGCGCGCGCGGCGCCCGCGCGCGGTGCTGGTGATCTCGGCGCACTGGATCTACAGCACGCTGGCCGTCACCCGCCGCGAACGCCAGGAGGCCTGGCACGATTTCGGCGGCTTCCCGCGCGAGTTGTACGCGCTGCGCTACGACGCGCCGGGCTCGCCGGAACTGGCGGCGCGGGTGAAGGCGCTGGTCGAGGCGGCGGCGATTCCCGGCGCGGGCTTTGTCGGCCACGATGACGAGCGCCCGCTGGACCACGGCGCCTGGATGCCGATGCGCCACTTCTTCCCCGATGCCGACATGCCGGTGGTGCAGCTGGCGCTGAATCCCTACCTGGCGCCGGCGACGCAGATCGCCATCGGGCGCGCGCTGGCGCCGTTACGCGACGAAGGCGTGCTGGTACTGGCCTCGGGCAGCTTCACGCACAACCTGCAGGAAGTGTTTGGCGGCGGCCGGCGCGAACAGCATGGCCCGCAGGCCGAGCCGTATGTCGAAGCGTTCCGCAAGTGGATGGCCGAGGCGCTGGACCAGGCCCTGGCCACCGGCGACACCCGCCTGATTGCCGACTACCGTGCCCAAGCGCCGTATGCGCGCCGGGCGCACCCGACCGACGAACACCTGCTGCCGTTCTATGTGGCGCTGGGCGCGGCGCTGGGGCCCGAGGGCGCACAGCCGGCATTGCCGGAGCCGGCCACGGTGTCGCGGGTGGCCGACGAGGTCACTTATGGCGTGCTGGCGATGGACAGCTTCGTGTTCGAAGGCATGGGCGCCGGGGCGCCGTTGCGCGCCGCGGCCTGAAGGCTTACCGGCCCGACGGCGGGCGCGGCGGCTGCGGCGGCAGGTAGCGCCGCGCCGAGCGCGCGCCCGCCAGCGCGATCCAGCCCATGGTCAGCGCCACCAGGGCCAGGCCGGCGCGCAGGCTGGCCAGGTGCGCCACGCCGCCGATCAGCACCGGGCCCAGCAGCAGCCCGATGTAGGCGAAGCGCGCCACGCGCGCAATCGCTTCCGCCGGCGCCACGCCCGGCAGCCGCGACGCGGCGACAAAGAAGATCGGCACCATATTGGCCGCGCCCAGCCCCATCAGCGCGAAGCCTGCCAGCGCGGCCAGCGGCAACGGCACCGCCAGCGCCAGCGCAATGCCGGCAAAGCCCAGCCAGGCACTGCCGGTCAGCGTGGCGCTGTCGCCCAGGCGCGCGCGCAGGCGGTCGCCGCCGAAGCGCCCGCACGCCATGCCGCCCGAGAACGCGGCATAGCCCAGGCTGACCCAGCCATCGGGCGCCCGTGTCACATCACGCATGTAGACGCTGGTCCAGTCATACATCGCGCCTTCGCCGATCAGCCCGAGAAAGGCCAGCAGCCCCAGCAGCCATAGCGCCCGCACCGCATGGTCGCGATGGTGGGGCGCCGAAGGCGGCACCGGATGGTCGGCCAGCAGCCCCGGCAGCGTTGCCACCGCCACCGCCGCGGTCACGCCGGCCATCATCGCCGCATGCGCCAGCGGCGCCACGTCCAGCGCCAGCATCAGGCCGCCGAAGCCCGCGCCCGCCATGCCGCCGAGGCTGAACATGCCATGCAGCGACGACATCACCGGCCGCGTGCGGCTGGCCTCGACCGTGGCGGCCTGCGCGTTCATGGCGACATCGAACGCTGCATTGGCCATGCCGAATGCCAGCAGCGTCGGCAGCAGCAGCCAGAACGAGGGCATCGCCAGGATCGCCACCGTGGCCAGCGCGAACAGCAGCCCGCCCGCCATCGCGGCGCGCGCACTGCCGGCGCGCGCCACCCAGCGCCCGACCGGGCCCATCGCCACGATGGCGCCGCCGGCCACTGCCAGCATTGCCAGCGACAGCATCGCGTCGGACAGGCCGAAGCGGGCCTTGATGGTGGGGATATGCACGCCCCAGGTGGCAAAGGTGGCGCCGTTGACGAAGAACAGCGCCATGGTGCCGCGCGTGGCGCGCGCGACGCGGCCAGCGGGCAGCACGGTGGCGGCTGGCGTGCGCGCGCCGGTCATGGCCGGCCCGCGTCGATGCGCAGCAGCCCGCGCCGCTGCAGCGCGTAGCCGAAGGCCAGCAGCGCGGTCAGCGCAAGCGCCAGCATCACCCACAGCATCAGCCAGTAGCCCCCGGCCGCGCGCCACAGCAGCGCGCCCAGCCACGGCGCTGCCGCCTGCATCAGCAGCACCGGCGTCATCATCAGCCCGTTGAGGGTGGCGTAGTGGTGGCGCGAGATCAGCTCCGGCATCGCCATCGCGCGCAGCATGGTGTTGACGCCGTTGGCGCAGCCGTACAGCACGGCCGCCACCATCAGCCACGCGCCATGCCCCAGCGCGAAGCACAGCAGGCCGGCACTCATCAGCGCATAGACCGGCAGCGACAGACGCACCGGGTGGCGCACGCCCGCGCGCATCATCAGCATGCGGCCCGCCACCTGCGCCGGGCCGATCAGCGCCGCCACCGCCAGTTGCTGCGCCACCGGCATGCCTTTCTCCGTCAGCATCGGGATCAGGTGCGCGCCCAGCAGCGACGCCACCACCGCGGTCGCGGTAAAGGCCAGCACCACCGCCCAGAACACCGGCTGGCGCAGCGTGGCGCGGGCAATGTCGCGGCTGCCGGCGAGGCCGTCGGCGGCGCCGGTGCCGGAGTAGGAGGGATGCAGGGCGTAGCGCATGCGCGCATGCAGCGGCGCGCAGACCAGCAGGTTCAGCAACGCAAAGCCGACCAGCGTGGGCCGCCAGCCGAGATGCAGCACCAGCCATTGCGCCAGCGGCACGAAGATGGTGCTGGCAAAGCCGGCCATCAGCGTGACCGCGACGATCGGCTTCTGGTACTGGTCGCCATAGGCCTGGCGCAGCACCACGAAGGCGGGCTCGTACAGCGTGGTTGCCATGGCCAGCCCGAGCGGCACCCACATCAGCAGGAACACGGATTGCGACGGTGTCCACGCCCACAGCAGCAGGCCCAGCCCGGCCAGCACCGAGCCGGCGCCCATCACCTTGCGCGCCGGCGCGCGGTCCAGCAGCCGGCCGACCGCGAACGAGCACAGCGCCCACACCAGCAGCCCCAGCGAATAGCCGCCCGCCAGGAAGGGCTTGGACCAGCCCAGGCTGCCGATCATGGGGTCGATGAAGACGGTGAAGGCGAAGAACAGCGTGCCCCAGGAGATGGTCTCGGTCAGGCCGAGGATCCACACCAGCCGGCGCGGCGGCGTGGCGGGCCGGGCGGGTCCGGCGCGGGCCGGGCTGGCGTCAGGATCGGTGTCGGCAGCGTCCGTGCCGGTGCTGGCTTCGAGTGTGGTCATGGCGGGCCCGGCGGGGGATGGCCGCCATCGATGCGGCGCGCCTGGGACCAGTCGGAAATTGTAGCGATGCGGCGCGCGGCGCGCTGGTCGCCGCGCACGTTACTGTGCGGTCACCGGCGTGGGCGGCCCTTTCAGTTCGACCACGTTGCCGTCGGGGTCCTGCACATACAGCGACGGCCCCTTGCCTTCGGCGCCGAAGCGCTGCGCCACCTCGCCCGCGTCGATGCCATGCCGCGCCAGGTGCGCGCGCAGCGCCGCGGCATCGAAGGGGTCGATGCGCAGGCAGAAATGATCGAGGTTGCGGCCTTCGGCACCGGGCCCGGCGCCACCGGCACGGCCCAGCGGGCCGTCGAGCGCGACCAGGTCGATCAGGCTGTCGCCCGCGCGCAACTGGGTCAGGCCCAGGTCAGCCTGCTCGCGTTCGACGCTGCAGCCGAGCACGTCGACATAGAAGCGCTGCAGCGCGGCCACATCGGCGCTGCGCAGCACCAGGTGGTCGATGCCGAGGATGCGGAACATGGCGTCAGTGGTGCAGCCCGTCATAGTCGATCACCTTCAGGCTGTCCAGGTCGACATTGTCGAGGCAGCGCACATTGACCGCGGCCATCGGCTTGCCGTCCTTGTCCTGCCCATCCGCATACGGGCCGCAGCCGCACACCGGGCAGAAGCGGTGCGCGATCTTCATGGTGTTGAAGCGGTAGGTGGAGGCGTTGCTCTCCGGCGTCTCCAGCTTGAAGCTCGCGCGCGGCACGAACCACAGCAGGTGGCCGCGCCGGCGGCAGATCGAGCAGTTGCAGCGGATCACGCTGGGGATGCTGTCGGCCTCGACCGCGAAGGCGATGTTGCCGCAATGGCAGCTTCCGTTGAAGGTCATGTTGTCTCCTTGAGATACAGTCCGATCGAACCAAATCACATCAACGCTGCTGCGCCGCAATATGCCGGCACATTGTTTGGTTTTTGACAGTGTAGTGCGGCCACGGGTGCCACAATGCCCGCAAGCCGCTGCAAGACGATGGCGGCATGTTCGCGCATGCCCATGAATCGCCCACAAAAGGAGACCCGCATGAGCCACACCGACGCGCCTGCACGCGCCACCTTCAGCCATATGGAACACGGCACCCGCGACGACTGGGCCGCCATCTCCGCCGAGTTCATGCCGTACGCACGCGCACTGCCCGAGCGCGTGCTGGCGCACCTGCGCCTGCTCGACGGCGACTGCGGCGGCTTTCCGGTAGACCGGCTCACCCATTCGCTGCAGACCGCGACGCTGGCGCATCGCGACGGCCGCGACGAGGAATACGTGGTCTGCGCGCTGCTGCACGATATCGGCGATACGCTGGGCAGCTTCAACCATCCCGATATCGCCGCCGCCATCCTCAAGCCCTTCGTCAGCGCCGAGAACCTGTGGATGGTGGAAAAGCACGGCGTGTTCCAGGGCTACTACTTCTTCCATCATCTCGGCCTCGACCGCAACCTGCGCGAGCAATACCGCAGCCAGCCCGAGCTGTTCGAGCGCACCGCGGAGTTCTGCCGCAAATACGATGCCGCCGCCTTCATGACCGACTACGACACGCTGCCGCTGTCGTTCTTCGAGCCGATGGTGCACCGGGTGCTGTCGCAGCCGAAGCATTCGATGTACGTAAAGCCCGGCGAAACGACGCTGGCGCAGGCGTAAAGCGACGATTCACGCCGACCCACGGTGTTCCCCTCTCCCCGCATGGGGAGAGGGCAGGGTGAGGGGTGGTTTGGCAAGGCACCACGCATCGAGAGACTCCCGCCCTCTCCCCCGGCCCCTCTCCCGCGAGCGGGAGAGGGGAGGAAGAAGCGCGCCTCAAGCCGCCCGCTGCGCCGTCTCCGGATGCCGGAACTGCTCCAGCAGTTTCGCCCAGCGCCCGCGCACCGCCTTCAGGTTGTTCTCCTTCACGTGGCCGAAGCCGCGGATATCGTCGGGCAGGTTGGCCAGCGCCACCGCGGTCTCGTGGTTGGCGGCATTGAGGCCCGCCACCAGCTCATCCAGCAAGGCGCGGTACTCGCCGATCAGCGCGCGCTCGGTGCGGCGCTCTTCGGTCTTGCCGAAGATGTCGAACATGCCGCCGCGCAGTCCCTTCAGCTTGGCCAGCACGCGAAACAGCTTCATCGTCGACGGGCCGAACCTGCGCTTGACCAGGTGGCCCTTGTCATCGCGCTTTGACGTCATCGGCGGTGCCAGCCAGAAGTTGAGCTGGTAGTCCTTGCCCGGCTCGCCTTCGAACTGCGCGCGCAGCTTGTCGAGGAAGACAGGATCGGTGTAGAGCCGCGCCACTTCGTACTCGTCCTTGTATGCCATCAGCTTGGCCAGGTTGCGCGCCGCCGCCTCGGTCAGCGGCAGGGCCTTGCCGGTGCCGGGCAGCGCGCTCTCGGCCGCGCGCACGCGTTCGATCGCTTCGCGGTAGGTACGCGCGTAGGCGGCATCCTGGTAAGCCGTCAGGTGTTCCATGCGCCGGGCGATCAGCTTCTCCAGCATCGCGCCGCTGGAAGCCGGCATCCTGACCACTTCCGCGCCTTCCGCAGTGCTCTTCAGCTTGCCGGTCAGCGACAGCACGTGCTCCGGGTCATGCGCCATATGGCGGCCCCAGTCGAACGCGGCCTTGTTCTTGTCGACGGCCACGCCGTTCAGTTCGATGGCGCGCTCCAGCGCCTGCAGCGTCAGCGGGATCCAGCCCTTCTGCCAGGCGTAGCCCAGCACCAGCGGGTTGGTGTAGATGGCATCGCCCAGCAGCGCCACCGCCAGGCCGCTGGCATTGATGAAATCGCACTTGTCGCCGACCACGTTGCGCACGTCCTGCTCGGCCGACAGGCCCGGGAACTGCCACTTCGGGTTCTTGATGAAGTCCGCGGTCGGGGTTTGCGCGGTGTTGACCACGGCGCGGGTGCGGCCGGCCTGGGTCTTGGACAGG
It encodes the following:
- a CDS encoding class III extradiol ring-cleavage dioxygenase; amino-acid sequence: MLPSLYISHGSPMLAIDPGPTGAAFEALGARLRARRPRAVLVISAHWIYSTLAVTRRERQEAWHDFGGFPRELYALRYDAPGSPELAARVKALVEAAAIPGAGFVGHDDERPLDHGAWMPMRHFFPDADMPVVQLALNPYLAPATQIAIGRALAPLRDEGVLVLASGSFTHNLQEVFGGGRREQHGPQAEPYVEAFRKWMAEALDQALATGDTRLIADYRAQAPYARRAHPTDEHLLPFYVALGAALGPEGAQPALPEPATVSRVADEVTYGVLAMDSFVFEGMGAGAPLRAAA
- a CDS encoding MFS transporter, whose translation is MTGARTPAATVLPAGRVARATRGTMALFFVNGATFATWGVHIPTIKARFGLSDAMLSLAMLAVAGGAIVAMGPVGRWVARAGSARAAMAGGLLFALATVAILAMPSFWLLLPTLLAFGMANAAFDVAMNAQAATVEASRTRPVMSSLHGMFSLGGMAGAGFGGLMLALDVAPLAHAAMMAGVTAAVAVATLPGLLADHPVPPSAPHHRDHAVRALWLLGLLAFLGLIGEGAMYDWTSVYMRDVTRAPDGWVSLGYAAFSGGMACGRFGGDRLRARLGDSATLTGSAWLGFAGIALALAVPLPLAALAGFALMGLGAANMVPIFFVAASRLPGVAPAEAIARVARFAYIGLLLGPVLIGGVAHLASLRAGLALVALTMGWIALAGARSARRYLPPQPPRPPSGR
- a CDS encoding MFS transporter — its product is MTTLEASTGTDAADTDPDASPARAGPARPATPPRRLVWILGLTETISWGTLFFAFTVFIDPMIGSLGWSKPFLAGGYSLGLLVWALCSFAVGRLLDRAPARKVMGAGSVLAGLGLLLWAWTPSQSVFLLMWVPLGLAMATTLYEPAFVVLRQAYGDQYQKPIVAVTLMAGFASTIFVPLAQWLVLHLGWRPTLVGFALLNLLVCAPLHARMRYALHPSYSGTGAADGLAGSRDIARATLRQPVFWAVVLAFTATAVVASLLGAHLIPMLTEKGMPVAQQLAVAALIGPAQVAGRMLMMRAGVRHPVRLSLPVYALMSAGLLCFALGHGAWLMVAAVLYGCANGVNTMLRAMAMPELISRHHYATLNGLMMTPVLLMQAAAPWLGALLWRAAGGYWLMLWVMLALALTALLAFGYALQRRGLLRIDAGRP
- a CDS encoding VOC family protein; amino-acid sequence: MFRILGIDHLVLRSADVAALQRFYVDVLGCSVEREQADLGLTQLRAGDSLIDLVALDGPLGRAGGAGPGAEGRNLDHFCLRIDPFDAAALRAHLARHGIDAGEVAQRFGAEGKGPSLYVQDPDGNVVELKGPPTPVTAQ
- a CDS encoding GFA family protein; translated protein: MTFNGSCHCGNIAFAVEADSIPSVIRCNCSICRRRGHLLWFVPRASFKLETPESNASTYRFNTMKIAHRFCPVCGCGPYADGQDKDGKPMAAVNVRCLDNVDLDSLKVIDYDGLHH
- a CDS encoding HD domain-containing protein, which codes for MSHTDAPARATFSHMEHGTRDDWAAISAEFMPYARALPERVLAHLRLLDGDCGGFPVDRLTHSLQTATLAHRDGRDEEYVVCALLHDIGDTLGSFNHPDIAAAILKPFVSAENLWMVEKHGVFQGYYFFHHLGLDRNLREQYRSQPELFERTAEFCRKYDAAAFMTDYDTLPLSFFEPMVHRVLSQPKHSMYVKPGETTLAQA